One Brevibacillus choshinensis genomic window carries:
- the ndk gene encoding nucleoside-diphosphate kinase, translating into MEKTFLMVKPDGVQRNLIGEIVSRFEKKGYQLVGAKLMTVSRELAEEHYAEHKERPFFGELVDFITSGPVFAMVWQGNNVITTARAMMGKTNPVDAASGTIRGDFATSVGMNIIHGSDSPESAEREIGLWFSADEVLSFEKTIQRWI; encoded by the coding sequence ATGGAAAAAACATTCCTTATGGTAAAACCAGACGGCGTACAACGTAACCTGATCGGGGAAATCGTTTCCCGTTTTGAGAAAAAAGGATATCAACTGGTAGGCGCGAAGCTGATGACCGTTAGCCGCGAACTGGCTGAAGAGCATTATGCAGAACACAAAGAGCGTCCTTTCTTCGGTGAACTGGTAGACTTCATCACTTCCGGTCCGGTATTCGCTATGGTATGGCAAGGTAACAACGTGATCACAACTGCTCGCGCGATGATGGGCAAAACAAACCCAGTAGACGCAGCTTCCGGAACCATCCGCGGCGATTTCGCTACTTCCGTTGGCATGAACATCATCCACGGTTCCGATTCTCCAGAAAGCGCTGAGCGTGAAATCGGTCTCTGGTTCTCCGCTGACGAAGTTCTTTCTTTCGAAAAAACGATCCAACGCTGGATCTAA
- a CDS encoding CheR family methyltransferase — protein sequence MEDKDFLQFIANVKKMTGIDLALYKEAQMKRRLSSLRVKRGYSSFTQYFEAISKDKELFYEFLDRMTINVSEFFRNPGRWEVLENKILPRLAKQSPRIKCWSAACSTGEEPYTLSLILLRKRLEASVLASDIDEGAISKAKQGVYTDRSLQDCPKDLIGKYFTKDTLSYRISDEVKNRVTFKKHNLLADTFDSQFDLIICRNVMIYFTEEAKHELYHKFSHALKPGGVLFVGSTEQIFQPQQYQLETEDTFFYRKMG from the coding sequence ATGGAAGATAAGGACTTTCTTCAATTTATCGCAAACGTAAAAAAAATGACCGGAATTGACCTTGCCCTTTACAAGGAAGCACAAATGAAGCGCAGATTGTCTTCGCTGCGCGTCAAGCGGGGATACTCATCGTTTACTCAATATTTCGAGGCTATTTCGAAGGACAAAGAGCTCTTTTACGAGTTCTTGGATCGAATGACCATAAACGTATCCGAATTTTTCCGCAATCCTGGCAGGTGGGAGGTCCTGGAGAACAAGATCCTGCCTCGTTTAGCGAAGCAATCACCTCGAATCAAATGCTGGAGTGCCGCTTGCTCGACCGGGGAAGAGCCGTACACGCTTTCTCTCATTTTGCTGCGAAAGCGTCTGGAGGCAAGTGTGCTCGCTTCCGATATCGATGAAGGGGCGATCTCCAAAGCCAAGCAGGGGGTCTATACCGACCGTTCCTTGCAGGACTGTCCGAAAGATCTGATCGGCAAGTATTTTACAAAAGATACGCTTAGCTACCGTATTTCCGATGAAGTGAAAAACCGGGTTACGTTTAAAAAACACAACCTGCTCGCCGATACGTTCGACTCGCAGTTTGATCTCATCATTTGCCGAAATGTCATGATTTATTTTACGGAAGAGGCAAAGCATGAGCTGTACCATAAATTCAGCCACGCTCTGAAACCGGGCGGGGTGCTGTTCGTAGGAAGTACGGAGCAAATTTTCCAGCCGCAGCAATATCAGCTGGAGACAGAAGATACTTTCTTTTATCGAAAAATGGGATGA
- the aroC gene encoding chorismate synthase, with protein MRYLTAGESHGPQLTAIIEGVPSNLPISVEAINEQLARRQKGHGRGRRMQIEKDQVKILSGVRHGYTTGAPITLVVENKDWAHWQGIMSAEPVEGAEEKRRVSRPRPGHADLNGAIKYHQRDMRNILERSSARETAIRVAVGAVARQLLGAFGIRLGGQVLQINEVVAKRENVTLDELIARTEESPVRCLDKEAEQRMMAAIDKAKEDGDSLGGIVEVIVEGVPIGLGSHVQWDRKLDGRLAQAIMSIQAFKGVEIGIGFEAAGLAGSQVHDEIVWSEESGYSRKSNRAGGLEGGMTTGMPVVVRGVMKPIPTLYKPLMSVDIDSREAFSASIERSDSCAVPAASVVAEAVVAWEIANAMCEKFPSDSMDDMLENVRQYREYTEKF; from the coding sequence ATGCGTTACTTGACAGCAGGAGAATCTCACGGACCGCAGTTGACGGCGATCATTGAAGGTGTACCGAGCAATTTGCCCATTTCCGTTGAGGCCATTAACGAGCAATTGGCACGACGCCAAAAGGGACACGGTCGTGGAAGAAGGATGCAAATTGAAAAGGACCAGGTGAAAATCCTCTCTGGCGTACGCCATGGCTATACGACGGGAGCCCCGATTACACTGGTCGTGGAAAATAAAGATTGGGCGCATTGGCAAGGAATCATGAGTGCGGAGCCAGTAGAAGGGGCAGAGGAAAAACGCCGCGTATCTCGCCCGCGTCCTGGTCATGCGGATCTGAACGGTGCGATCAAATATCATCAACGCGATATGCGAAATATTCTGGAACGTTCCAGTGCACGCGAGACAGCGATCCGTGTAGCAGTGGGGGCTGTCGCTCGTCAGTTGCTCGGAGCGTTCGGGATTCGTCTGGGTGGGCAAGTCCTGCAAATTAACGAAGTGGTGGCAAAGCGTGAAAACGTAACCCTCGATGAACTGATTGCTCGTACGGAAGAGTCACCGGTTCGTTGCTTGGATAAAGAAGCGGAACAACGCATGATGGCTGCTATCGATAAAGCCAAGGAAGACGGGGATTCTCTGGGGGGCATCGTAGAGGTCATCGTGGAAGGAGTACCGATCGGTCTCGGTTCTCATGTCCAATGGGATCGCAAGCTCGACGGACGTTTGGCACAGGCAATCATGAGCATCCAAGCCTTCAAAGGCGTAGAGATCGGCATTGGGTTTGAAGCGGCTGGTCTGGCAGGTTCTCAAGTTCACGATGAAATCGTCTGGAGCGAAGAGTCAGGCTACAGCCGTAAATCCAATCGTGCAGGCGGTCTGGAAGGCGGAATGACGACAGGAATGCCGGTAGTTGTTCGTGGTGTGATGAAGCCGATTCCGACTTTGTACAAGCCGCTGATGAGTGTGGACATCGACTCGAGAGAAGCGTTCTCGGCTAGCATTGAACGCTCTGACAGCTGTGCGGTCCCTGCAGCGAGCGTTGTCGCAGAGGCTGTCGTAGCATGGGAGATCGCAAATGCCATGTGCGAGAAGTTCCCGTCTGATTCGATGGATGACATGCTGGAGAATGTACGCCAATACCGTGAATACACGGAGAAATTCTAA
- the aroB gene encoding 3-dehydroquinate synthase encodes MKHETLTVELGERSYPIVIGEGLLQQAPKLLQQAGVSSKSQLLIVTDEHVASHYLQPLLDALAQAGYRASASVIAAGEQSKSLAVYERIMTEAIQAGLDRKSAVLALGGGVVGDLAGFVAATYMRGIDFVQLPTTLLAHDSSVGGKVAINHPLGKNLIGAFHQPRVVIYDTSALHSLPKREVAAGFAEVVKHGLISDEAFVDWLEEHADRLWELDSELLAKAIHRGCAVKAAIVSEDETEQGKRALLNLGHTFGHAFEALSAYSVLNHGEAISIGMCLAAKVAERIGMADQGVYERTKRVLRLYHLPTEWPGDLTPEAVLEAMKRDKKTVGGKLALVLPRAIGQVEVVKDIDEEIILKVMREEVEAK; translated from the coding sequence ATGAAACACGAGACCCTGACTGTAGAATTGGGAGAACGTTCATATCCCATCGTGATTGGGGAAGGTTTGCTGCAGCAAGCACCGAAGCTTCTGCAGCAAGCAGGAGTCTCCTCCAAGAGCCAATTGTTGATAGTGACCGATGAACATGTGGCCAGTCATTACTTGCAGCCGCTGCTGGATGCTTTGGCACAGGCTGGCTACCGAGCATCGGCGAGCGTGATCGCTGCCGGGGAACAATCCAAGAGTCTGGCCGTTTATGAGCGCATCATGACGGAGGCCATCCAGGCAGGGCTGGATCGCAAATCGGCGGTTTTGGCACTGGGTGGCGGCGTTGTCGGAGATTTAGCTGGTTTTGTAGCAGCTACGTATATGCGCGGGATTGATTTTGTCCAGCTTCCTACGACGCTGCTCGCACACGACAGCTCTGTCGGCGGCAAGGTCGCGATCAACCATCCGTTGGGGAAAAATCTGATCGGTGCCTTTCATCAGCCGCGTGTCGTTATTTATGATACGTCTGCACTTCACTCTCTCCCGAAAAGGGAAGTGGCTGCAGGTTTCGCAGAGGTGGTCAAGCACGGCTTGATCTCGGATGAAGCCTTTGTGGATTGGTTGGAGGAACACGCCGACCGTCTATGGGAGCTGGATTCAGAATTGTTGGCAAAAGCCATCCATCGGGGATGTGCTGTCAAAGCAGCAATCGTCTCCGAGGATGAAACCGAGCAAGGAAAACGGGCACTGCTCAACCTCGGACATACTTTTGGACATGCGTTCGAGGCATTGAGCGCTTATTCTGTCTTGAACCACGGGGAGGCAATCTCCATCGGCATGTGCCTCGCTGCAAAGGTAGCGGAGCGAATCGGAATGGCGGATCAGGGAGTATACGAGCGGACAAAGCGTGTGCTGCGTCTCTACCACCTCCCTACGGAGTGGCCAGGGGATCTCACACCTGAGGCTGTCCTGGAAGCGATGAAGCGTGATAAGAAAACGGTTGGCGGCAAGCTCGCTTTGGTATTGCCGCGAGCGATAGGTCAAGTCGAAGTAGTGAAAGACATCGACGAAGAGATCATATTGAAAGTGATGAGAGAAGAAGTGGAGGCAAAGTAA
- the aroH gene encoding chorismate mutase yields the protein MGMRGIRGAITVEADTREEIVSSTKWLLEEMVSRNDIIPEDIASVIITTTEDLNSTFPAQAARLLDGDGWQYVPLMCAREIPVPGGLPLCVRVMMHVNTGKTAKEIQHVFLRDAVKLRPDLTNR from the coding sequence ATGGGCATGCGTGGAATCAGAGGAGCAATTACAGTGGAGGCGGACACACGAGAAGAAATCGTCTCCTCGACAAAATGGCTGCTGGAAGAAATGGTCAGCCGAAATGACATCATACCAGAAGACATTGCGAGCGTCATCATTACGACGACGGAAGATCTCAATTCGACGTTCCCTGCACAGGCAGCACGTTTGCTTGATGGCGATGGCTGGCAGTACGTTCCCCTCATGTGCGCACGGGAAATTCCGGTACCAGGCGGTTTGCCGCTCTGTGTGCGAGTGATGATGCATGTCAATACAGGCAAAACGGCGAAAGAGATTCAGCACGTTTTCCTGCGGGATGCAGTCAAGCTTCGTCCTGATCTGACAAATCGGTAG
- the trpE gene encoding anthranilate synthase component I, whose product MNYPSLAEVQSLSASYSLIPVSMTLLADHETPIRLYQKLRTSDSFLLESVEGGARWARFSFIGMNPFQIVEAKGEDITVIHRNGERSVHQGNPVNFLREQADRFKSPKLPRFPRLSGGAVGFFGYNTLRYFENLPAHRVEPLRVPDMRFLFVDEMIAFDHLKQEIQLIVNVHVQEGDTLTDIARKYEQVCERLEELAAKVSAPYQENRRIQVAAHEPAPLSVEPNMTQEQYEGMVQTAKEYIAAGDIFQVVLSQRFSVKTEVDPFAVYRLLRTLNPSPYMYYLEYEGETIVGTSPELLVRVEDEKVEMRPIAGTRRRGATPQEDELLAADLLADDKERAEHYMLLDLGRNDVGKVSSYGSVKVEEALVIENYSHVMHMVSHVTGKLREGLHAFDALLSAFPAGTVSGSPKLRAMEIIAELEPDARHLYAGAIGYISFDGSLDSCITIRTLFFQDGYAHVQAGAGIVADSIPANEYQETINKAAAMITALEKAEQLFSRKEELTC is encoded by the coding sequence ATGAATTACCCCTCCCTGGCCGAGGTACAATCCCTATCGGCTTCGTATTCCCTTATTCCTGTAAGTATGACTTTACTGGCTGATCATGAAACGCCGATTCGCCTGTATCAAAAACTGCGGACAAGCGACTCGTTCCTTCTGGAAAGCGTGGAAGGCGGAGCGAGATGGGCGCGATTTTCGTTTATCGGCATGAATCCCTTTCAAATTGTCGAAGCAAAAGGTGAAGACATCACAGTGATTCATCGCAACGGTGAACGCTCGGTCCATCAAGGAAATCCTGTCAATTTTCTGCGGGAACAAGCAGATCGCTTCAAAAGTCCAAAGCTGCCCCGATTCCCTCGCCTGAGTGGCGGAGCGGTAGGATTTTTCGGATATAATACCCTCCGTTATTTTGAGAACCTGCCTGCGCATCGGGTAGAGCCGCTCCGCGTACCGGATATGCGCTTCTTGTTCGTCGATGAGATGATCGCCTTTGATCATCTGAAGCAGGAAATCCAGTTGATCGTCAATGTGCATGTGCAGGAAGGCGACACGCTGACTGACATTGCCCGAAAATACGAGCAAGTCTGTGAACGGCTGGAAGAGCTTGCAGCCAAAGTGAGCGCCCCCTACCAGGAAAACCGCCGAATTCAGGTAGCGGCTCATGAGCCGGCGCCGCTCTCCGTAGAGCCCAACATGACGCAAGAGCAATATGAAGGCATGGTCCAGACTGCAAAAGAATACATCGCAGCAGGTGATATCTTCCAGGTGGTTCTCTCGCAGCGTTTCTCCGTGAAGACAGAAGTTGATCCCTTTGCCGTGTACCGACTGCTGCGCACCCTGAATCCCTCCCCGTACATGTACTACCTGGAATATGAGGGGGAAACCATCGTGGGGACTTCACCCGAGCTGCTGGTACGGGTAGAAGATGAAAAAGTGGAGATGCGCCCGATCGCTGGCACTCGAAGACGTGGCGCGACGCCACAGGAAGACGAGCTGCTCGCCGCTGACCTGCTCGCGGACGACAAGGAACGAGCCGAGCATTACATGCTGCTCGATCTCGGGCGCAACGATGTAGGAAAAGTCTCCTCCTACGGCAGTGTGAAAGTAGAAGAAGCACTGGTGATCGAAAACTACTCACACGTTATGCACATGGTCTCTCATGTCACTGGTAAACTCCGCGAAGGACTGCATGCCTTCGACGCACTGCTCTCCGCATTTCCGGCTGGAACCGTATCGGGATCCCCAAAGCTTCGTGCCATGGAGATCATCGCTGAGCTGGAGCCGGATGCTCGCCATTTGTATGCCGGTGCGATCGGGTACATTTCCTTCGATGGCTCGCTCGACAGCTGCATCACGATTCGCACGCTGTTCTTCCAGGACGGATACGCGCATGTACAGGCGGGTGCGGGAATCGTCGCAGATTCCATCCCGGCGAATGAGTATCAGGAGACCATCAACAAAGCCGCTGCCATGATCACTGCTCTGGAAAAAGCGGAACAGCTCTTCTCACGCAAGGAGGAATTGACATGCTAA
- the trpD gene encoding anthranilate phosphoribosyltransferase — translation MLTQALEQILQGNHLDAAVAEEAMGEIMDGKATPAQIGAFLASLRLKGEQVDEIIGFARAMRARATTFPIELPGLVDTCGTGGDGSNTFNISTASAFVAASDGVRIAKHGNRAVSSKSGSADVLEALGVPVTLSPKDAADCLRVTNLCFLFAPLYHQAMKHAAGPRKELAVRTVFNLLGPLTNPANASHQLMGVYDAKLLPTVASVLGQLNVSRALVVAGEDGLDELTVTGVSHIAELRDGEIKAYQIEPEQFGLNRHEKDALRGGDAAENAAIIHDVFAGKRGAARDIVLLNAGAILYLADRVSSIEAGVIRAAELIDDGLVMRKLEHVRQIAGGMIHAS, via the coding sequence ATGCTAACACAGGCATTGGAGCAAATCCTGCAAGGCAACCATCTGGATGCAGCCGTAGCCGAAGAGGCGATGGGAGAGATCATGGACGGAAAGGCGACTCCCGCTCAGATCGGCGCGTTTCTGGCCAGTCTTCGCTTAAAAGGAGAGCAAGTGGATGAGATCATCGGCTTTGCACGTGCCATGAGAGCCCGCGCGACGACATTTCCGATCGAGCTGCCAGGCTTGGTGGATACATGCGGAACTGGCGGAGACGGCAGCAATACCTTCAACATCTCGACGGCCAGTGCCTTTGTAGCGGCGAGCGACGGTGTCCGTATCGCCAAGCATGGCAATCGCGCCGTATCGAGCAAAAGCGGCAGTGCCGATGTGCTGGAAGCATTAGGGGTACCCGTTACTTTATCGCCAAAGGATGCAGCGGATTGCTTGAGAGTGACCAACCTTTGCTTCCTGTTTGCACCGCTGTATCATCAAGCCATGAAGCATGCGGCAGGACCGCGCAAAGAGCTGGCGGTACGGACCGTATTCAATCTGCTCGGCCCATTGACGAATCCGGCCAATGCGAGTCATCAGCTGATGGGCGTCTACGATGCCAAGCTCCTCCCAACAGTCGCCTCCGTCCTCGGCCAACTGAACGTATCCCGAGCGTTGGTCGTGGCTGGCGAGGATGGCTTGGATGAATTGACCGTGACTGGTGTGAGTCATATCGCTGAGCTGCGTGACGGAGAAATCAAAGCCTATCAAATTGAGCCGGAGCAATTCGGGTTAAACCGGCATGAAAAAGATGCATTGCGCGGCGGTGATGCAGCAGAAAATGCGGCGATCATCCACGATGTCTTTGCAGGCAAGCGCGGAGCGGCCAGGGATATCGTCCTGCTGAATGCGGGAGCGATCCTGTATCTTGCTGATCGGGTAAGCTCGATTGAAGCCGGAGTGATCCGTGCAGCGGAACTGATCGATGACGGACTCGTCATGAGAAAGCTAGAGCATGTCCGTCAAATTGCAGGAGGAATGATTCATGCTTCGTAA
- the trpC gene encoding indole-3-glycerol phosphate synthase TrpC has protein sequence MLRKIVERKREEVSRLYRETSMSSLLATAKGVEKPRGFRQALETSVRPVSVIAEVKKASPSKGLIRPDFDPVAIAKAYEAARAECMSVLTDESFFQGSLSYLRMIHESVIRPLLRKDFLIDELQVVEARTAGADAILLIAAILDGQQLRHLHQTAGELGMDVLVEVHDRKECEMVFQSITPELLGINNRNLNTFQTDLRVTHEVIADIPSSITVVSESGISLPADIENVGRAGARAVLVGEHFMRQADVTQAVVSLVGVAAGANSGVSR, from the coding sequence ATGCTTCGTAAAATCGTTGAGAGAAAACGGGAAGAAGTAAGCCGACTATATAGAGAAACTTCGATGTCCTCCTTATTGGCCACAGCAAAAGGGGTAGAGAAGCCCCGTGGATTTCGCCAAGCCTTGGAGACGAGTGTGCGTCCAGTCAGCGTCATTGCTGAGGTGAAAAAAGCATCGCCGTCGAAAGGCCTGATTCGCCCGGATTTTGATCCGGTAGCCATTGCAAAAGCCTATGAAGCGGCACGTGCTGAATGTATGTCCGTGCTGACGGATGAGTCTTTTTTCCAAGGGAGCCTTTCGTATTTACGCATGATTCATGAGTCCGTCATACGCCCGCTGCTTCGCAAGGACTTTCTCATCGATGAGCTGCAAGTCGTCGAGGCGCGGACTGCAGGGGCAGATGCGATTCTGCTCATTGCGGCGATACTCGATGGCCAGCAGCTGCGCCATTTGCACCAAACTGCCGGAGAGCTTGGCATGGATGTCCTCGTGGAAGTGCACGACAGAAAAGAGTGCGAGATGGTGTTTCAATCCATTACGCCGGAGCTGCTGGGCATCAACAACCGAAACCTGAATACATTCCAAACGGATCTTCGGGTTACCCATGAAGTCATCGCAGACATCCCATCCTCCATCACGGTAGTGAGCGAGAGTGGCATATCCCTTCCAGCGGATATTGAAAATGTCGGCCGCGCCGGTGCAAGAGCTGTCCTCGTGGGCGAGCATTTCATGCGGCAGGCCGATGTGACGCAGGCCGTAGTATCCTTGGTGGGAGTTGCTGCAGGTGCCAATTCGGGGGTGAGCAGATGA
- a CDS encoding phosphoribosylanthranilate isomerase, producing the protein MTRIKICGIKRAETLLLLKELAVDYVGFVFAPSKRQVDAPAASSVLSAVPGHPPAVGVFVNPTIAELDEILGQVPLAVIQLHGQESPEYCREVRERYGLHIWKALAVGGEEDAAEEIERYADAVDAFLFDTYDPSQAGGTGKRFSWEHIPRLQVACKDKACIIAGGINAGNAEELVNRYQARVIDVSSGVETDGEKDPEKIKTLVERVKAHEGSNDNYANRA; encoded by the coding sequence ATGACTCGGATCAAAATTTGTGGAATTAAACGGGCAGAAACCTTATTGCTGTTAAAAGAGCTCGCGGTGGATTACGTCGGCTTTGTGTTTGCGCCAAGCAAGCGGCAGGTCGATGCTCCAGCGGCAAGCTCTGTTCTTTCCGCAGTTCCCGGTCACCCTCCGGCAGTCGGCGTGTTCGTGAACCCAACGATCGCGGAGTTGGACGAGATCCTGGGGCAGGTGCCTCTTGCTGTCATTCAGCTTCACGGTCAGGAATCACCCGAGTATTGTCGTGAGGTCAGAGAGCGGTACGGGCTGCATATCTGGAAAGCCCTTGCTGTAGGCGGAGAAGAGGATGCTGCTGAGGAGATCGAGCGGTACGCAGATGCAGTCGACGCGTTTCTGTTTGATACGTATGATCCGAGCCAGGCGGGTGGAACGGGAAAACGCTTTTCATGGGAGCACATCCCTCGCTTGCAGGTGGCGTGCAAGGATAAAGCGTGCATCATCGCCGGCGGAATCAATGCGGGGAATGCAGAAGAGCTGGTCAATCGCTACCAGGCAAGAGTCATTGATGTATCGAGTGGAGTAGAGACAGACGGAGAAAAAGATCCGGAGAAAATCAAAACATTGGTGGAGAGGGTGAAGGCGCATGAAGGAAGCAACGACAACTACGCGAATCGTGCCTGA
- the trpB gene encoding tryptophan synthase subunit beta — protein sequence MKEATTTTRIVPDEKGRFGAFGGKFVPETLMNALTELEAAFEEATKDPAFCQELNHLLSEYAGRPTPLTYAQRLTDELGGARIYLKREDLNHTGAHKLNNALGQGLLAKRMGKKSIIAETGAGQHGVASATVAAKLGLSCKVFMGEEDIRRQSLNVFRMKLLGAEVIPAVSGSRTLKDATNEAIRYWVSNVEETFYVIGSVVGPHPYPYIVREFQKIIGEETRAQILQMLGKLPDEVIACVGGGSNAIGMFYPFIQDDTVALRGVEAAGQGVDTDKHAATLSLGRPGVIHGSLTYLLQDENGQVQEAHSISAGLDYPGVGPEHAYLKDSGRVTYTSVTDAEALEAVQILCRTEGIIPALESAHAIAEAVKRAPQMSKDEILVICLSGRGDKDVLTIQDALESEKGGER from the coding sequence ATGAAGGAAGCAACGACAACTACGCGAATCGTGCCTGATGAAAAGGGGCGCTTTGGAGCGTTCGGAGGAAAATTCGTTCCGGAAACACTGATGAATGCATTGACCGAGCTGGAAGCGGCATTTGAGGAAGCGACGAAGGATCCGGCCTTTTGCCAGGAACTGAATCATTTGCTGAGTGAATATGCGGGCCGTCCTACACCGCTTACCTATGCACAGAGACTGACCGACGAGCTGGGTGGAGCGCGGATCTACCTCAAGCGGGAGGACTTGAACCACACTGGCGCCCACAAATTAAACAATGCGCTAGGCCAAGGTCTGCTGGCGAAGCGGATGGGCAAAAAGTCGATCATCGCGGAGACGGGAGCGGGTCAGCACGGAGTGGCTAGCGCAACCGTGGCTGCCAAATTGGGACTTTCCTGCAAAGTATTCATGGGGGAAGAAGACATCCGCAGACAATCTCTGAATGTGTTCCGCATGAAGCTGCTTGGGGCGGAGGTCATTCCGGCTGTTTCCGGATCCCGCACGCTGAAGGATGCAACCAACGAAGCGATCCGGTACTGGGTTTCCAACGTAGAGGAGACGTTTTACGTCATCGGCTCTGTCGTCGGCCCTCATCCGTATCCATACATCGTTCGTGAGTTCCAAAAAATCATCGGGGAAGAAACCCGCGCGCAAATCCTGCAAATGCTCGGCAAGCTGCCAGATGAAGTCATCGCCTGCGTAGGCGGGGGCAGCAATGCGATCGGGATGTTCTATCCTTTCATTCAGGATGACACCGTCGCATTGCGCGGGGTCGAAGCAGCTGGACAAGGCGTGGATACAGACAAGCACGCAGCCACTCTGAGCCTTGGCAGACCAGGGGTGATTCACGGATCCCTGACGTATTTGCTGCAGGATGAGAATGGACAAGTGCAGGAAGCTCACTCGATCTCTGCGGGACTGGATTATCCGGGTGTAGGGCCTGAGCATGCGTATTTAAAGGATAGCGGGCGAGTGACCTACACGTCCGTGACCGATGCAGAAGCACTGGAGGCCGTCCAAATTCTTTGCCGGACAGAAGGCATTATTCCTGCGCTGGAGAGCGCCCATGCGATCGCAGAGGCTGTGAAGCGTGCACCGCAAATGTCTAAAGACGAGATTCTCGTCATCTGCCTGTCCGGCCGTGGCGACAAAGATGTGTTAACCATCCAGGATGCGCTGGAGAGCGAAAAAGGAGGCGAGCGCTAA
- the trpA gene encoding tryptophan synthase subunit alpha: MTAAVNRIDRLFEDRSRKRFIPFITVGDPTLEATYQLAHALVEAGADLLELGIPYSDPLADGPTIQRASERALENGVSISDALQLVGRLRESGMEASLVLFSYFNPILQYGVERFFADLAKYGADGVVIPDLPIEENGPAVDAAKKYGIHVISLVAPTSDSRIQMIGEQATGFLYCVSSLGVTGARASLREDLADFLDRVKASTKVPTAVGFGISTPEQVRAVAPHTDGVIVGSAIVLEVERHVEQLKDPEQSAEAVEKIKTFVHQLASALQ; encoded by the coding sequence ATGACGGCAGCCGTGAATCGTATCGATCGCTTGTTTGAGGACCGCAGTCGCAAACGTTTTATTCCATTCATCACAGTGGGAGACCCTACTTTGGAGGCCACGTACCAGCTCGCACACGCTCTGGTAGAAGCGGGCGCAGACCTCCTGGAGCTCGGCATCCCATACTCCGACCCGCTTGCAGACGGTCCGACTATCCAGCGTGCTTCTGAGCGCGCTCTGGAAAATGGCGTATCCATTTCCGATGCCCTGCAGCTTGTCGGCAGACTGCGCGAGTCAGGGATGGAAGCCTCGTTGGTCTTGTTCTCCTATTTCAATCCGATACTGCAATATGGCGTCGAACGGTTTTTCGCAGATCTCGCCAAGTATGGGGCTGACGGTGTGGTCATTCCGGATTTGCCGATTGAGGAAAATGGCCCTGCGGTTGACGCTGCCAAAAAGTATGGCATTCATGTCATTTCGCTGGTGGCGCCGACATCTGATTCACGGATCCAAATGATCGGGGAGCAAGCGACCGGTTTTCTCTACTGCGTCTCATCGCTAGGGGTGACGGGAGCTCGAGCGAGCCTGCGAGAGGACTTGGCTGACTTTTTGGATCGCGTAAAAGCAAGCACCAAGGTTCCGACGGCTGTAGGCTTTGGCATATCTACTCCGGAGCAGGTGAGAGCAGTAGCCCCGCATACGGACGGTGTCATTGTCGGCAGTGCGATTGTGCTGGAAGTCGAGCGGCATGTCGAGCAATTGAAAGATCCCGAGCAGTCTGCCGAGGCTGTCGAAAAAATAAAAACGTTTGTACATCAGTTGGCGAGTGCGCTACAATAA